Below is a window of Deltaproteobacteria bacterium DNA.
TCCTATGACTTTGTGGCTCGGTCTTTTTCTCGTTGGTCCCTTGGTGATGGTAGCGCTTTATAGCTTACTGCAACGCGGGCCTTATGGCGAAATCGTGTGGCATTTCAACCTAGCCAACTACCAGCGCGCACTAGATCCCCTGTATCTCCGCGTCTATGCCAAGAGTTTAGTGCTGGCGGGATCGACCACGGGCATCTGTGCAGTTCTTGGTTTACCGCTGGCGTATACCATTGCCACGTCCTCGAAGAGGTGGCAGCCCACCCTGCTAGGCTTACTCATGCTGCCATTTCTTACAAACTTTGTCGTGCGGGTCTATGCCATCAGACTCATACTTGCGGCTGAGGGGCCCATTAATCTACTGCTGCTTGGCTCAGGACTCACCACGGAGCCCTGGCTGATGACCGACTCTGCGTTTGCGGTCGCTCTCGGCATGGTGACAAACTATCTGCCGTTTATGGTGCTTCCCATCTATGTGGTGTTTGAAAAGTTTGACTTTACCATCATCGATGCTGCCAAGGATCTTGGTGCCAGGGGATGGCCCATATTTAGGCGCATTATTTTGCCGTTGGCTCGCCCCGGCCTGATTTCTGGGGTAAGTCTCGTATTTGTACCCGTGCTTGGTGAGTATACGATACCGGATTTGCTCGGTGGCGCTAAGACGCTGATGCTTGGCGGCCTTATCACCGAACAATTTCTGCGCGTGCGCGACTGGCCCTTTGGCGCAGCATTAGCGATGATTTTGGTGCTGTCTATGGTGAGCGTGATGGGGCTCATGCGTTTAGTCGG
It encodes the following:
- a CDS encoding ABC transporter permease, which translates into the protein MTLWLGLFLVGPLVMVALYSLLQRGPYGEIVWHFNLANYQRALDPLYLRVYAKSLVLAGSTTGICAVLGLPLAYTIATSSKRWQPTLLGLLMLPFLTNFVVRVYAIRLILAAEGPINLLLLGSGLTTEPWLMTDSAFAVALGMVTNYLPFMVLPIYVVFEKFDFTIIDAAKDLGARGWPIFRRIILPLARPGLISGVSLVFVPVLGEYTIPDLLGGAKTLMLGGLITEQFLRVRDWPFGAALAMILVLSMVSVMGLMRLVGDPATRRQRGFIPG